The following proteins come from a genomic window of Acetivibrio cellulolyticus CD2:
- a CDS encoding ZIP family metal transporter → MEYLIKVTLIGLISGIAGTSIGGLMAFFVKKVNRRFISSILEFSAGLMTSVVCFKLIPEAFNYGGISLTLFGVFLGVLTILLVEEFLGRAEFLKTKSRNSGLLRAGIVMAVGIALHNFPEGFAVGSGFEASVSLGMIITAVIVIHDIPEGVAMAVPMKAGGFSSKKAFFITVLSGVPMGLGALLGAIIGGISQKFIGACLGFAAGAMLYVVYGELMVESKKLYLGRLPSISNVFGMVCGIIITTIN, encoded by the coding sequence GTGGAATATTTGATAAAGGTTACACTTATTGGCCTTATCTCCGGTATAGCAGGTACAAGTATCGGTGGTTTAATGGCTTTTTTTGTTAAGAAAGTTAACAGGCGCTTTATAAGTTCTATTTTAGAGTTTTCAGCAGGGTTGATGACTTCAGTGGTGTGTTTTAAGCTAATACCTGAGGCGTTTAATTATGGGGGAATAAGTCTAACTTTATTTGGAGTTTTTCTCGGGGTTCTTACAATTTTATTAGTTGAGGAATTTCTTGGGAGAGCTGAGTTCTTAAAGACCAAAAGCCGCAACTCAGGACTTTTAAGGGCGGGAATTGTAATGGCAGTAGGAATTGCGCTGCATAATTTTCCTGAAGGTTTTGCAGTGGGTTCTGGGTTTGAAGCTTCTGTAAGCTTGGGTATGATTATAACAGCTGTGATTGTAATACATGATATACCTGAAGGTGTTGCAATGGCAGTTCCCATGAAAGCCGGGGGATTTTCGAGCAAAAAGGCATTTTTCATTACTGTGCTCTCAGGTGTACCGATGGGGTTAGGAGCTTTATTAGGAGCCATAATTGGAGGAATTTCGCAAAAGTTTATCGGGGCCTGTCTCGGATTTGCTGCTGGTGCTATGCTTTATGTAGTTTATGGAGAATTGATGGTTGAATCCAAAAAACTATATTTAGGGAGACTGCCTTCCATTAGTAATGTTTTTGGCATGGTTTGTGGTATAATAATAACGACAATAAATTAG
- the rpiB gene encoding ribose 5-phosphate isomerase B → MKIAIGNDHAGYKLKGDIVKFLQSNNYEVVDFGTCDSQSVDYPDYGLKVAEAVKSGECEKGIIICGTGIGISMAANKVPGIRAALCTNSFMARMSREHNNANILALGERIIGLDLAIDIVDTWLKAEFLGDRHQKRVNKIEDIEKKYSK, encoded by the coding sequence ATGAAAATTGCAATAGGTAATGATCATGCAGGATACAAATTAAAAGGAGATATAGTAAAGTTCCTTCAATCAAACAATTACGAAGTGGTTGACTTTGGAACATGCGATTCTCAATCAGTTGACTATCCAGACTATGGCTTGAAAGTTGCAGAAGCTGTAAAAAGTGGAGAATGCGAAAAAGGCATAATTATTTGTGGGACAGGGATAGGAATCTCTATGGCAGCAAATAAAGTACCAGGTATTAGAGCAGCTTTATGTACTAATAGCTTTATGGCAAGAATGAGTAGAGAGCACAATAATGCCAATATTCTAGCATTAGGTGAAAGAATTATTGGTCTGGATCTGGCAATTGATATTGTGGATACTTGGCTAAAAGCTGAGTTTTTGGGCGACAGGCATCAAAAAAGGGTAAATAAAATAGAGGATATAGAAAAAAAATACAGCAAATAA
- a CDS encoding L-threonylcarbamoyladenylate synthase: MKTEIIEINSGNIDISKIRYASQVLKDGGLVAFPTETVYGLGANALNKEAVERIFIAKGRPSDNPLIVHVADKRSVEKLVSHIPNKASILMDKFWPGPLTLVMDKLPIIPEVITAGLDTVAIRVPSHPIALALIREAELPVAAPSANVSGKPSPTDSRHVINDLNGKVDVIIDGGFSDIGVESTVVDMVLDPPMLLRPGGITVEQLEDVLGQIQIDPTLVKKNLDDIIIPRSPGMKYKHYAPKADVIIVEGDPEKIAVRINEMVKEYEGKDIKVGILATDETVHLYPESLAVSLGSRLSPGTIAANLFKALRDFDKTDVQMIFAESVDSSGIGLAIMNRMKKAAGYNIIKI; this comes from the coding sequence TTGAAAACAGAAATTATAGAAATTAACAGTGGCAATATTGATATATCTAAGATAAGGTACGCTTCCCAGGTTTTAAAAGATGGCGGACTGGTAGCATTTCCAACGGAAACCGTCTATGGCCTTGGGGCTAATGCTTTAAATAAAGAAGCTGTAGAGAGAATATTCATAGCGAAGGGGCGGCCATCAGACAACCCGCTTATAGTGCATGTAGCTGATAAGCGGTCTGTAGAAAAATTGGTATCACACATACCAAATAAAGCTTCAATCCTTATGGACAAGTTCTGGCCAGGACCTCTTACACTAGTTATGGACAAGCTGCCTATAATTCCGGAAGTAATAACGGCAGGACTTGATACTGTCGCTATTAGAGTTCCATCGCATCCTATTGCCCTTGCATTGATCAGGGAAGCTGAATTGCCGGTAGCAGCCCCTAGTGCTAACGTCTCCGGAAAACCCAGTCCAACCGATTCAAGGCATGTGATAAATGATTTAAATGGTAAGGTCGATGTGATAATTGATGGAGGATTTTCGGATATTGGTGTCGAATCTACTGTTGTAGATATGGTTTTAGACCCTCCAATGTTACTACGTCCTGGAGGAATAACAGTAGAACAATTAGAAGATGTTTTAGGACAAATTCAGATTGATCCCACCCTTGTAAAGAAAAATCTTGATGATATAATTATTCCAAGGTCACCCGGAATGAAGTATAAGCACTATGCACCGAAAGCCGATGTTATAATTGTAGAGGGTGATCCGGAAAAGATTGCTGTAAGGATTAACGAAATGGTCAAGGAGTATGAAGGTAAGGATATAAAAGTTGGAATTTTGGCAACCGATGAGACGGTACACTTGTATCCTGAGAGTTTGGCAGTATCTCTTGGCAGCAGGTTAAGTCCTGGGACTATAGCGGCAAATCTGTTTAAGGCTTTAAGGGATTTTGACAAAACGGACGTACAGATGATTTTTGCAGAATCTGTTGATAGTTCAGGTATTGGTCTTGCGATAATGAATAGAATGAAAAAGGCAGCAGGGTATAATATTATTAAAATATAA
- the upp gene encoding uracil phosphoribosyltransferase, which translates to MKNVFVLDHPLIQHKISLLRDKNTQTKEFRELVLEISMLMGYEVTRNMPLKEVEIETPVGVAKTNIISGKKLGIVPVLRAGLGMVDGMLKLLPMAKVGHIGLYRDPETLGPVEYYCKLPDDVSEREIVVVDPMLATGGSASAAIKYIKDKGVSSIKLMCLIASKDGIDRINKDHPDVIIYCAAVDDKLNDHGYIIPGLGDAGDRLFGTK; encoded by the coding sequence ATGAAGAATGTTTTTGTACTTGATCATCCTTTAATACAACATAAGATTTCGCTTTTAAGGGACAAGAATACTCAGACGAAGGAATTCAGGGAATTAGTACTAGAAATATCAATGCTGATGGGATATGAAGTAACAAGAAATATGCCTTTAAAAGAAGTTGAAATAGAAACTCCGGTTGGAGTTGCTAAAACTAACATTATATCAGGCAAAAAACTTGGTATAGTTCCTGTATTAAGAGCAGGCCTTGGTATGGTTGATGGGATGTTAAAGTTATTACCTATGGCTAAAGTTGGACATATTGGACTTTATAGAGATCCCGAAACTCTCGGACCTGTAGAGTATTATTGTAAATTGCCGGATGACGTATCTGAGAGAGAGATAGTGGTAGTAGACCCTATGCTTGCAACAGGTGGTTCCGCGTCAGCTGCTATAAAATACATAAAGGATAAAGGGGTTAGCAGTATTAAGTTGATGTGTCTCATAGCTTCAAAGGACGGTATTGACAGAATAAACAAAGATCATCCTGATGTTATCATATATTGTGCTGCAGTTGATGACAAGTTGAATGACCATGGATATATAATACCTGGTTTAGGTGATGCCGGGGACAGGCTTTTTGGTACTAAATAA
- the prfA gene encoding peptide chain release factor 1 produces the protein MFDRLQAAENRYEEMNHKLSDPAVIENQDEYRKLMKEHAELQELVGKYGEYKKVTQEIADAKELLNDKLDKDFREMVEMELKEAEEGLEKIKKELKILLLPKDPNDEKDVIVEIRGGAGGEEAALFAGVLFRMYTRYAERCGWKTEMLDSNPTEIGGFKEVVFAIEGNGAFSKLKFESGVHRVQRIPETEANGRIHTSTVTVAVLPEVEEVDVDINPNDLRIDTYRASGAGGQHINKTDSAIRITHIPTGLVVCCQDQRSQYKNKDKAMRVLRSKLYEIAQEQQNSEIAQARKGQVGTGDRSERIRTYNYPQGRMTDHRIGLTLYKLESILEGDMDEVIDALITTDQAERLGSGGIDDEI, from the coding sequence ATGTTTGATAGATTGCAGGCTGCAGAGAACAGATATGAGGAAATGAATCATAAGCTTAGTGATCCGGCAGTGATTGAAAATCAGGATGAATATAGGAAGTTAATGAAGGAGCATGCAGAGCTTCAGGAATTAGTTGGCAAGTATGGTGAGTATAAAAAAGTTACTCAGGAGATTGCTGATGCAAAGGAGCTTTTAAACGACAAGCTCGATAAAGATTTTCGTGAAATGGTTGAAATGGAGCTTAAAGAGGCAGAAGAGGGATTGGAAAAAATTAAGAAGGAACTTAAGATACTCCTTCTTCCTAAGGATCCTAATGATGAAAAAGATGTAATTGTTGAAATACGTGGAGGCGCTGGAGGCGAAGAAGCTGCATTGTTTGCCGGTGTACTTTTCAGGATGTATACAAGATATGCTGAAAGATGCGGATGGAAAACGGAAATGCTGGATTCAAATCCGACGGAAATCGGTGGGTTTAAGGAAGTAGTTTTTGCTATTGAAGGAAACGGAGCTTTCAGCAAGTTAAAGTTTGAAAGTGGTGTGCACAGGGTACAGAGGATACCTGAAACAGAGGCAAATGGAAGAATTCATACTTCTACAGTTACAGTGGCTGTTTTGCCTGAAGTTGAGGAAGTGGATGTTGATATAAATCCTAATGATTTGAGGATAGATACCTATAGGGCGTCCGGTGCAGGTGGACAGCATATTAACAAGACCGATTCAGCAATTAGAATAACCCATATTCCTACGGGTTTAGTTGTTTGCTGTCAGGACCAGAGATCACAGTATAAAAATAAAGATAAGGCCATGAGGGTTCTTAGATCCAAGCTGTACGAGATAGCCCAGGAGCAGCAGAACAGTGAAATTGCACAGGCTAGAAAGGGTCAGGTTGGTACAGGTGACAGGAGCGAAAGAATCAGGACATATAACTATCCGCAGGGAAGAATGACGGATCATAGAATAGGCCTTACACTTTATAAGCTCGAGAGTATTTTAGAAGGTGACATGGACGAGGTTATAGATGCACTGATTACTACTGATCAGGCTGAACGTCTTGGAAGCGGCGGAATTGACGATGAAATATAG
- a CDS encoding MraY family glycosyltransferase, with product MFFEYFISFALAFIVSFVATPIAKKVAFYIGAVDVPKDERRMHKKPIARLGGLAIFSGFIMTLMFGLISTFIGVIGITPNQQLLGMLVGVFIIVGMGIVDDIKQLGPKIKFVFQILAAIAVVWISGDKISIITNPFSSTGTSVISDFIAYPLTIFWIVGITNAINFIDGLDGLAAGVSSISYLSLMFIAILYGEVQTAMIIAILAGATLGFLPYNFNPAKIFMGDTGSTFLGFTLGVISIQGMMKTYAAISIVIPILVLGLPLFDTTFAILRRLIQRKPIMAADRGHLHHRLIDMGFSQRQSVVTMYAVSGALGLVAIVLADKGALSAVVLIIALSIFVIAGSRYMSEINDAPDIENKVEEENIPSLSIQKAKK from the coding sequence GTGTTTTTTGAATATTTTATATCTTTTGCCCTTGCTTTTATAGTTTCATTTGTTGCAACTCCAATTGCAAAAAAAGTGGCATTTTATATTGGAGCTGTCGATGTTCCAAAAGATGAGAGAAGGATGCACAAAAAGCCCATTGCTAGATTGGGAGGATTGGCAATCTTTTCAGGGTTTATTATGACTCTAATGTTTGGATTGATTAGTACTTTTATAGGTGTTATAGGAATTACGCCAAACCAACAATTATTAGGAATGCTTGTGGGTGTTTTTATCATTGTAGGAATGGGTATTGTTGATGATATCAAACAATTAGGTCCTAAAATTAAGTTTGTATTTCAGATATTAGCGGCTATAGCAGTAGTTTGGATATCAGGTGACAAGATATCAATTATAACAAACCCGTTTTCATCAACTGGTACTTCGGTGATTAGTGATTTTATTGCATATCCGCTTACAATATTCTGGATTGTAGGGATTACTAATGCTATCAATTTTATTGATGGACTTGATGGTCTAGCGGCTGGGGTATCCTCTATTTCATATTTGTCACTTATGTTTATTGCAATTTTGTATGGAGAAGTACAAACTGCTATGATTATTGCGATTCTTGCAGGAGCAACCCTTGGTTTTCTACCATATAACTTTAATCCAGCAAAAATATTTATGGGTGATACAGGTTCTACGTTTTTAGGTTTTACACTAGGTGTCATTTCTATTCAGGGAATGATGAAAACCTATGCAGCAATATCTATAGTTATTCCGATATTGGTTCTTGGACTGCCTTTATTTGATACTACTTTTGCTATCCTAAGGAGACTTATTCAAAGAAAGCCTATTATGGCTGCAGATAGAGGGCATTTGCATCACCGCCTTATAGACATGGGATTTAGTCAGAGGCAGTCGGTCGTAACCATGTATGCTGTAAGCGGAGCTTTGGGCCTTGTTGCTATTGTGTTAGCTGATAAGGGAGCTTTAAGTGCAGTTGTACTTATAATTGCTCTATCAATATTTGTTATTGCAGGTTCAAGGTACATGAGCGAAATTAATGATGCTCCTGATATCGAAAATAAAGTTGAGGAAGAGAATATACCAAGTTTATCAATACAAAAAGCGAAAAAATAG
- a CDS encoding low molecular weight protein arginine phosphatase, producing the protein MKRVLFVCTGNTCRSIMAEGLFNNAVKKENSMTQFTAFSAGISAYDGECASSYALRVLKDWNIDIGYHISKRITQEDIDNAFVILTMTGEHKRVLLKMFSNAQSKAYTLKEFAYESGRGINGFSTDISDPYGGSEEVYRRCAQQIKEAIDALIQRLKEFEQ; encoded by the coding sequence ATGAAAAGGGTACTGTTTGTTTGTACAGGGAATACATGCAGAAGCATTATGGCTGAAGGCCTTTTTAATAATGCTGTCAAAAAAGAAAATAGTATGACGCAGTTTACAGCCTTTTCTGCCGGAATTTCGGCATATGATGGGGAATGTGCAAGTTCTTATGCATTGAGAGTCTTAAAAGATTGGAATATTGATATAGGCTATCACATTTCAAAACGCATAACTCAGGAAGATATTGATAACGCCTTCGTTATACTTACTATGACGGGAGAACATAAAAGAGTACTGCTTAAAATGTTTTCCAATGCCCAAAGTAAAGCGTATACCTTAAAGGAATTTGCTTATGAAAGTGGCAGAGGTATAAACGGTTTTTCAACAGACATCAGCGATCCGTATGGAGGGTCTGAAGAAGTGTATAGAAGATGTGCACAGCAGATAAAGGAAGCGATTGATGCATTGATTCAAAGACTTAAAGAGTTTGAACAATAA
- a CDS encoding deoxycytidylate deaminase: MRPSWDQYFMEIVDLIKSRSTCKRRQVGALIAKDKRILATGYNGAPMGCKHCDEIGCLREKMNVPSGERHELCRAIHAEQNAIVQAAYSGTSVKDGTLYVTNQPCVLCAKMAINAGIKKIVFKGEYPDNLALELLKEAGIRVVKFDVE, from the coding sequence GTGAGACCATCTTGGGATCAGTACTTTATGGAAATAGTTGATCTTATTAAAAGCAGGTCAACTTGTAAAAGGCGTCAGGTAGGAGCACTGATTGCGAAAGACAAGCGTATACTTGCGACTGGATATAATGGCGCTCCTATGGGATGCAAGCATTGTGATGAAATAGGCTGCTTAAGGGAAAAAATGAATGTGCCTTCAGGGGAAAGACATGAACTTTGCAGAGCCATACATGCAGAGCAGAATGCTATTGTGCAGGCTGCTTATTCAGGAACAAGTGTAAAAGACGGAACACTATATGTTACAAATCAGCCCTGTGTATTATGTGCTAAGATGGCAATTAATGCAGGAATTAAGAAAATTGTGTTTAAGGGAGAGTATCCCGATAATCTTGCCTTAGAATTACTAAAAGAGGCAGGAATAAGAGTTGTAAAGTTTGATGTAGAATAG
- the wecB gene encoding non-hydrolyzing UDP-N-acetylglucosamine 2-epimerase — MDRLKAMVVFGTRPEAIKMAPLVKELKKYDQIDTTVCVTAQHRQMLDQVLEIFDITADYDLDIMKDRQTLIDITTRGLEGLNRVFGKAKPDIVLVHGDTTTTFIGSLAAFYNKISVGHVEAGLRTNDKYFPYPEEINRKLTGVLTDIHFAPTMTNKNNLLKENVNANKIYITGNTVIDAIKTTVREGYVFQNSDLRAIDFSGSRVITVTAHRRENLGEPLKNICQALKHVADTFEDVKIVYPVHLNPAVQSVAREIMGGHSRIHLIDPLDVQDMHNLMDRSYLVMTDSGGLQEEAPSLGKPVLVLRNETERPEAVEAGTVKLAGTDKDKIIDLSCELLSSNKEYQEMAKAVNPYGDGFASSRIAKALLYEFGLTEEKPLEFLIK, encoded by the coding sequence TTGGACAGATTGAAAGCAATGGTTGTTTTCGGCACTAGACCGGAGGCAATAAAAATGGCACCTTTAGTTAAGGAATTAAAAAAATATGACCAGATTGATACAACAGTATGTGTTACCGCACAGCATAGACAAATGCTCGATCAGGTTCTTGAAATATTTGATATAACTGCTGATTATGATTTGGATATAATGAAGGACAGGCAGACACTGATAGACATAACTACAAGGGGACTGGAGGGCTTAAACAGAGTTTTTGGAAAAGCTAAGCCAGACATAGTTCTTGTACATGGAGATACAACAACAACATTTATAGGAAGTCTTGCGGCCTTTTATAACAAGATCAGCGTGGGCCATGTTGAGGCAGGACTCAGGACAAACGACAAATATTTCCCCTATCCTGAAGAAATAAACAGGAAGCTGACAGGTGTTTTGACAGATATTCATTTTGCACCTACTATGACTAATAAAAACAATTTGTTAAAAGAGAATGTTAATGCTAATAAGATTTATATAACAGGAAACACTGTAATTGACGCTATTAAAACTACTGTAAGGGAAGGTTATGTTTTCCAAAACAGTGATTTGAGGGCTATTGATTTTTCAGGAAGTAGGGTTATAACTGTTACAGCTCACAGAAGAGAAAACCTTGGTGAGCCATTAAAAAATATCTGCCAGGCTTTAAAGCACGTTGCAGATACTTTTGAAGATGTGAAGATAGTATATCCCGTTCATCTGAACCCTGCAGTGCAGTCCGTTGCAAGAGAGATTATGGGAGGGCATAGCCGTATTCACTTGATTGATCCGTTGGATGTACAGGATATGCACAATCTTATGGATAGATCCTACCTTGTAATGACTGATTCAGGCGGATTGCAGGAGGAAGCTCCATCTCTGGGCAAACCAGTACTTGTCCTTAGAAACGAGACCGAGAGACCGGAGGCTGTAGAAGCAGGTACTGTTAAACTTGCTGGCACGGATAAGGACAAGATAATAGATTTGTCCTGTGAACTTCTTAGTAGCAATAAGGAGTATCAGGAAATGGCCAAAGCGGTTAATCCATATGGTGATGGATTTGCGTCTTCGAGAATTGCCAAAGCACTTCTTTATGAATTTGGGTTAACGGAGGAAAAACCTTTAGAATTTCTTATAAAGTAA